A section of the Pelomicrobium methylotrophicum genome encodes:
- a CDS encoding efflux RND transporter permease subunit, which produces MTLPELSIRRYVLAFMLNAVIVLFGLIAYQRIGVDRFPYVEFPVVSVTTTLRGGNPEIIDASITNLIETAVNSVPGIEHVQSSSSPGVSIVAITFSLEKDVDVAFNEVQAKVNQVLRQLPEEADPPVVAKVETNSNPIMWLALQGDRTQQQLNLYAANVLKKQLETIDGVGEVRLGGRRNRNIRIEVDPQSLAAFGVTVQDVLGALKREHIQFPGGFLVQNRVENLVKLDLEYHQPQALGQIIVAYRDGAPIRLKDVATIVDGLEDYRQLARFNGEPTVGLGIVKIANANTVAIVDEVKRRLETEIIPALPPGMKISIASNDALFIQEMVDALKGHLIEGTLLAAAIVWLFLRSIRSTLIIATAIPVSLMGAIAVMYFFGYTFNTLTLLALLLLIGVVVDDAIVVLENIYRHREEIDPDPMRAAVKGANQVFFAVMAATLSLVSIFAPVIFMGGIVGRFFKSFAVVVTFGVLVSLFVSVTLTPMLCSRFLSIPKQHGWLYHRLDGFFTGIDRLYRRLLALSLGHRWTVIGLTLLALASSAYFFAQVGKGFVPEQDEGRFLISLRTPLGSNIEYTDEKLRAVEQLLSRHPEIATYFTAIGLGQAGQVNQGIAFVRLKDRAERKLKQQELLPLIRQELAQVPGVRAFAGPVPIVGGQRGEPLQFALTGLNLQEVARLAEAMRQKLAAEPGIGPLDLTLQLDLPQLVLDVDRVRAAALGIAALDIAEAVNLLTGGVNAAKFNDEPGDGQRYDVRLKAPDGTFNAPSDLSKIYLRTKDGSLARLDTVATFRQVLSPAVIDRLDLQYAALFYANPSIPLGAAVDRVRSAAAEILPPGYGVKFLGQAEEFGKTAQYMSFAFALATVLLYMVLASQFNSFIQPAIIMVAQPLAVIGGVFALWASGHTLNIYSMIGLVLLIGLVAKNSILLVDLTNQLRGQGKPIDAALAEACPIRLRPVLMTSLTVILALLPAALGLGAGSETNGPLAVAVIGGMVSSTLLTLVVVPAVYSLVEHGLERWRARR; this is translated from the coding sequence ATGACGCTCCCCGAGCTTTCGATCCGGCGCTACGTCCTGGCGTTCATGCTGAACGCCGTGATCGTGCTCTTCGGCCTCATCGCTTACCAGCGCATCGGCGTCGACCGCTTTCCCTACGTCGAGTTTCCGGTGGTGTCGGTCACCACCACCCTCCGCGGAGGCAACCCGGAGATCATCGACGCCAGCATCACCAACCTCATCGAAACCGCGGTCAACAGCGTGCCGGGCATCGAGCATGTGCAATCCAGCTCCTCCCCCGGCGTCTCCATCGTCGCCATCACCTTTTCCCTCGAAAAGGACGTGGACGTGGCGTTCAACGAGGTGCAGGCCAAGGTCAACCAGGTGCTGCGCCAGCTGCCCGAAGAGGCCGATCCCCCGGTGGTGGCCAAGGTGGAGACGAACTCGAACCCCATCATGTGGCTGGCGCTGCAAGGCGACCGCACCCAGCAGCAGCTCAACCTCTACGCCGCCAACGTGCTCAAGAAACAGCTCGAGACCATCGACGGCGTCGGCGAAGTGCGGCTCGGCGGCCGGCGCAACCGCAACATTCGCATCGAGGTCGATCCCCAATCCCTGGCGGCCTTCGGCGTCACCGTCCAGGACGTGCTCGGCGCCCTAAAGCGCGAGCATATCCAGTTTCCCGGCGGCTTCCTGGTCCAGAACCGGGTCGAAAACCTGGTCAAGCTCGATCTCGAGTACCACCAGCCCCAGGCGCTCGGCCAGATCATCGTCGCCTACCGCGACGGCGCGCCGATCCGGCTCAAGGACGTGGCCACCATCGTGGACGGGCTCGAGGACTACCGGCAGCTTGCCCGCTTCAACGGCGAGCCCACGGTGGGGCTGGGAATCGTCAAGATCGCCAACGCCAACACGGTGGCCATCGTCGATGAGGTCAAGCGCAGGCTCGAGACCGAGATCATTCCCGCCCTTCCGCCCGGCATGAAGATTTCCATCGCCTCCAACGACGCGCTCTTCATCCAGGAGATGGTGGACGCGCTCAAGGGGCACCTGATCGAGGGCACCCTGCTCGCCGCCGCCATCGTGTGGCTGTTCCTGCGCTCGATCCGCTCCACGCTGATCATCGCCACCGCCATCCCGGTCTCCCTGATGGGAGCGATTGCGGTGATGTATTTCTTCGGCTACACGTTCAACACGCTCACCCTGCTCGCGCTGCTGCTCCTCATCGGAGTGGTGGTGGACGATGCCATCGTCGTGCTGGAAAACATCTACCGGCACCGGGAGGAAATCGACCCGGACCCGATGCGCGCGGCGGTCAAAGGCGCCAATCAAGTGTTTTTCGCGGTCATGGCGGCCACGCTGTCGCTGGTGTCCATTTTCGCCCCGGTGATCTTCATGGGCGGTATCGTGGGGCGGTTCTTCAAGTCTTTCGCCGTCGTGGTGACTTTCGGCGTGCTGGTGTCGCTGTTCGTGTCGGTGACGCTCACGCCCATGCTGTGCTCGCGCTTCCTGTCCATCCCCAAGCAGCACGGCTGGCTTTACCACCGGCTGGACGGCTTCTTCACCGGCATAGACCGCCTCTACCGCCGGCTGCTCGCCCTCTCCCTTGGCCACCGTTGGACGGTGATCGGGCTCACGCTGCTGGCACTGGCCTCCAGCGCTTACTTTTTCGCCCAAGTCGGCAAAGGCTTCGTCCCCGAGCAGGACGAAGGCCGCTTCCTGATCTCGCTGCGCACCCCCCTCGGTTCCAACATCGAGTACACCGACGAGAAGCTGCGCGCGGTGGAACAGCTTTTGTCCCGCCATCCGGAAATCGCCACCTATTTCACCGCCATCGGGCTGGGCCAGGCGGGCCAGGTCAACCAGGGCATCGCCTTCGTGCGCTTGAAGGACCGAGCCGAGCGCAAGCTCAAGCAGCAGGAGCTCCTGCCCCTCATCCGCCAAGAGCTTGCCCAGGTGCCCGGCGTGCGGGCGTTCGCGGGCCCGGTGCCCATCGTCGGCGGCCAACGCGGCGAGCCACTGCAGTTCGCGCTCACCGGCCTCAACTTGCAGGAGGTGGCGCGCCTGGCGGAGGCCATGCGTCAGAAGCTGGCCGCCGAGCCCGGGATCGGTCCGCTGGATCTGACCCTACAGCTCGACCTGCCCCAGCTCGTCCTCGACGTCGATCGCGTCCGGGCAGCCGCCCTGGGGATTGCGGCTTTAGACATCGCGGAGGCGGTCAACCTGCTCACCGGCGGGGTGAACGCCGCCAAGTTCAACGACGAGCCCGGGGATGGGCAGCGCTACGATGTGCGCCTCAAGGCCCCCGACGGCACCTTCAACGCGCCGTCCGACCTGTCCAAGATCTACCTCCGCACCAAGGACGGCTCCCTGGCGAGACTCGATACCGTGGCCACTTTCCGGCAAGTGCTGAGCCCGGCGGTCATCGACCGGCTGGACCTCCAGTACGCGGCGCTCTTTTACGCCAACCCCTCGATCCCGCTGGGGGCGGCGGTGGATCGGGTCAGATCGGCGGCCGCCGAGATCCTGCCGCCGGGCTATGGCGTCAAGTTCCTCGGCCAGGCCGAGGAATTCGGCAAGACCGCGCAGTACATGAGCTTCGCCTTCGCCCTCGCCACCGTGCTGCTCTACATGGTGCTCGCGAGCCAGTTCAACTCCTTCATCCAGCCTGCGATCATCATGGTGGCCCAGCCTCTGGCCGTCATCGGCGGGGTCTTCGCCCTGTGGGCGAGCGGGCACACGCTCAACATCTATTCCATGATCGGGCTGGTGCTGCTGATCGGGCTGGTGGCCAAGAACTCGATCCTGCTCGTGGACCTCACCAACCAACTGCGCGGCCAAGGCAAGCCGATCGACGCCGCCCTGGCCGAGGCCTGTCCCATCCGGCTGCGGCCCGTGCTGATGACCTCGCTGACCGTCATCCTGGCGCTGCTTCCGGCGGCCCTCGGCCTCGGCGCCGGCTCAGAAACCAACGGCCCCCTGGCGGTGGCCGTCATCGGCGGCATGGTGTCATCGACCTTGCTCACGCTGGTGGTGGTGCCCGCCGTCTACTCGCTGGTGGAGCACGGGCTCGAGCGGTGGCGCGCGCGGCGATGA
- a CDS encoding efflux RND transporter periplasmic adaptor subunit, whose amino-acid sequence MRARWARVVLGLSVVLLLTGCGKKEEVKRAVPATLITVAQAQTREIEVLEETVGTVESVVDPRIAAEVEGRLLQVLAEPGQEVAAGELLAVIDARDLQLAREATLAEINRLQALIANQRRVVERNRRLLEARFIAPSVLDESTAQQAALEAQIEGARARLAQVERNIGKTRVVAPFAGQVESRTAVAGAYVRVGDPLFRLVARHGLRARLPFPESAAPRLSVGQTVRLTTPTAPQHPVTGRIEDLKPMVGVGNRAVEAIVRLEQAPGWRPGASVNAAVVVGRRSGAVVVPETSVVLRPAGTVVYVIENNRALQRVVQTGIARDGWVEIVSGVSAGETVAVDGAGFLTDQAAVTVREGRE is encoded by the coding sequence GTGAGGGCACGATGGGCCCGCGTGGTGCTTGGCCTGTCCGTGGTGCTCCTTCTGACCGGTTGCGGGAAGAAGGAGGAAGTCAAGCGCGCTGTCCCCGCCACGCTGATCACCGTGGCCCAGGCCCAGACCAGGGAAATCGAGGTGCTGGAAGAGACCGTGGGCACGGTGGAGAGCGTGGTGGATCCCAGGATCGCCGCCGAAGTGGAAGGCCGCCTCCTCCAGGTCTTGGCCGAGCCCGGGCAGGAGGTGGCTGCAGGGGAGCTGCTGGCGGTCATCGACGCCCGGGACCTGCAGTTGGCGCGCGAAGCCACGCTGGCCGAGATCAACCGCCTGCAAGCCCTGATCGCCAACCAACGGCGCGTCGTCGAGCGCAACCGTCGGCTGCTGGAAGCCCGGTTCATCGCGCCGAGCGTGCTCGACGAATCGACCGCCCAGCAAGCGGCGCTGGAAGCGCAGATCGAGGGCGCGCGCGCCCGGCTGGCCCAGGTCGAGCGCAACATCGGCAAGACGCGGGTCGTCGCGCCCTTCGCCGGCCAGGTGGAGAGCCGAACGGCGGTGGCGGGGGCTTACGTCAGGGTCGGTGATCCCTTGTTCCGGCTCGTCGCCCGCCACGGCCTGCGCGCACGGCTTCCGTTTCCGGAGTCGGCAGCGCCCCGGCTGAGCGTCGGCCAGACGGTCAGGCTCACGACCCCCACGGCGCCGCAGCATCCCGTGACCGGCCGCATCGAGGACCTCAAGCCCATGGTGGGCGTCGGTAACCGGGCGGTGGAAGCCATCGTCCGCCTCGAGCAGGCTCCCGGCTGGCGGCCGGGCGCGTCGGTCAACGCCGCCGTGGTGGTGGGCCGGCGCAGCGGCGCCGTCGTGGTACCGGAGACGAGCGTGGTGCTGCGCCCGGCCGGCACGGTGGTCTACGTCATCGAAAACAACCGGGCCCTGCAGCGGGTGGTGCAGACCGGCATCGCCCGCGATGGCTGGGTGGAAATCGTCTCCGGCGTGTCCGCCGGGGAAACGGTGGCGGTCGACGGCGCGGGCTTTCTCACGGACCAGGCGGCGGTGACGGTGCGCGAGGGGCGCGAATGA